The Armatimonadota bacterium genome includes a window with the following:
- a CDS encoding ADP-ribose pyrophosphatase yields the protein MVETQTGTRRIYEGRIISVRVDNVRLEDGREAVREVVEHPGAVAVVPVLDGRIVMVRQYRYPAGREMLEIPAGTLKPGEDPLDCAKRELIEETGYRAAEMRHFFHAWLAPGYSEEQMDFFLATGLTPCPGEQDEDEHVEVEMLDVSDVPAAVRDGRISDAKTAAGLLLALEILKDPAA from the coding sequence ATGGTTGAGACACAGACAGGAACCCGCCGCATCTATGAGGGTCGCATCATCTCCGTGCGCGTGGACAACGTGCGGCTGGAGGACGGAAGGGAGGCCGTCCGGGAGGTGGTGGAACATCCCGGAGCGGTGGCTGTGGTGCCAGTGCTGGATGGCAGGATCGTGATGGTGCGCCAGTACCGTTATCCTGCCGGACGCGAGATGCTGGAGATCCCCGCCGGAACGCTGAAGCCGGGGGAAGACCCGTTGGACTGCGCGAAACGGGAGCTGATCGAGGAAACGGGTTACCGTGCCGCCGAGATGCGTCATTTTTTCCACGCCTGGCTTGCCCCCGGCTATTCCGAAGAGCAGATGGACTTCTTCCTTGCCACCGGTCTGACCCCCTGCCCCGGCGAACAGGACGAGGACGAACACGTGGAAGTTGAAATGCTGGACGTAAGCGACGTGCCGGCCGCCGTGCGTGACGGGCGCATCAGCGACGCGAAGACGGCGGCGGGCCTGCTTCTGGCCCTGGAAATTCTGAAGGAT